From Klebsiella electrica, the proteins below share one genomic window:
- the hslU gene encoding HslU--HslV peptidase ATPase subunit: MSEMTPREIVSELDKHIIGQDAAKRSVAIALRNRWRRMQLNEELRHEVTPKNILMIGPTGVGKTEIARRLAKLANAPFIKVEATKFTEVGYVGKEVDSIIRDLTDAAIKMVRMQSIDKNRYRAEELAEERILDVLIPPAKNNWGQAEQTQEPSAARQAFRKKLREGQLDDKEIEIDLAAAPMGVEIMSPPGMEEMTSQLQSMFQNLGGQKQKPRKLKIKDAMKLLIEEEAAKLVNPEELKQDAIDAVEQHGIVFIDEIDKICKRGGNSSGPDVSREGVQRDLLPLVEGCTVSTKHGMVKTDHILFIASGAFQVASPSDLIPELQGRLPIRVELKALTTEDFERILTEPNASITVQYKALMATEGVSIEFTEDGIKRIAQAAWQVNETTENIGARRLHTVLERLIEDISYDASEMNGQSITIDAEYVGKHLDVLVADEDLSRFIL; encoded by the coding sequence ATGTCTGAAATGACCCCACGCGAAATTGTCAGCGAACTCGACAAACATATTATCGGTCAGGACGCGGCGAAGCGTTCTGTCGCTATCGCGCTGCGTAACCGCTGGCGCCGTATGCAGCTGAACGAAGAGCTGCGCCACGAAGTCACGCCGAAAAACATTCTGATGATCGGTCCGACCGGTGTGGGTAAAACGGAAATTGCCCGTCGTCTGGCGAAGCTGGCCAACGCGCCGTTCATCAAAGTAGAAGCCACAAAATTCACCGAAGTGGGCTATGTCGGGAAAGAAGTGGATTCGATTATCCGCGACCTGACCGATGCGGCGATCAAAATGGTCCGCATGCAGTCGATCGATAAAAATCGCTATCGTGCGGAAGAACTGGCGGAAGAGCGCATTCTTGATGTGCTGATCCCGCCGGCAAAAAACAACTGGGGCCAGGCTGAACAGACTCAGGAACCGTCCGCTGCGCGTCAGGCATTCCGCAAAAAATTGCGTGAAGGCCAGCTCGACGATAAAGAAATCGAGATCGATCTCGCCGCCGCGCCGATGGGCGTGGAAATCATGTCCCCTCCGGGCATGGAAGAGATGACCAGCCAGCTGCAGTCGATGTTCCAGAACCTGGGCGGCCAGAAGCAAAAACCGCGCAAGTTGAAAATCAAAGACGCAATGAAGCTGCTGATTGAAGAAGAAGCGGCGAAGCTGGTCAACCCGGAAGAGCTCAAACAAGATGCCATCGACGCCGTAGAACAGCACGGTATCGTGTTTATCGACGAGATCGACAAAATCTGTAAGCGCGGCGGCAACAGCTCCGGCCCGGATGTCTCTCGCGAAGGCGTACAGCGCGACCTGCTGCCGCTGGTCGAAGGCTGCACGGTGTCGACCAAGCACGGTATGGTGAAAACCGACCATATTCTGTTTATCGCCTCTGGCGCATTCCAGGTGGCCAGCCCGTCTGACCTGATCCCGGAACTGCAGGGCCGTCTGCCGATTCGCGTCGAGCTCAAAGCGCTGACGACGGAAGATTTCGAGCGCATCCTGACCGAGCCGAACGCCTCCATCACCGTTCAGTATAAAGCGCTGATGGCGACCGAAGGCGTCAGCATCGAGTTTACGGAAGATGGCATCAAGCGTATTGCGCAGGCGGCATGGCAGGTTAACGAAACCACCGAAAACATCGGCGCACGTCGCCTGCACACCGTGCTGGAGCGTCTGATTGAAGATATCTCCTACGACGCCAGCGAAATGAACGGTCAGAGCATCACGATTGATGCGGAATATGTTGGTAAACATCTGGATGTACTGGTGGCAGATGAAGATCTGAGCCGTTTTATCCTATAA
- the menA gene encoding 1,4-dihydroxy-2-naphthoate polyprenyltransferase: protein MTEQPINRTQAWLESLRPKTLPLAFSAIVVGTTLAWQQGNFDPWVALLALITAGLLQILSNLANDYGDAVKGSDKPDRIGPLRGMQKGAITQAQMKRALIVTVVLICLSGLALLFCAWQTMADFIGFMVLGGVAIIAAITYTVGTRPYGYIGLGDISVLAFFGWLSVAGSWYLQAHTIEATIFLPATACGLLAAAVLNINNLRDIDSDRENGKNTLAVRLGPLNARRYHTCLLIGAPLCLALFTLISLHSLWDWLFLLATPLLVKQARFVMREREPVAMRPMLERTVKAALLTNLLFVIGIICSKLVG from the coding sequence ATGACTGAACAACCGATAAACCGAACCCAGGCCTGGCTGGAAAGCCTGCGGCCAAAAACGCTACCGCTGGCCTTTTCCGCCATCGTTGTCGGTACGACGCTCGCGTGGCAGCAGGGGAACTTCGATCCCTGGGTTGCGCTACTGGCGCTGATCACCGCCGGCCTGCTGCAAATATTATCCAACCTGGCCAACGATTATGGCGATGCCGTTAAGGGCAGCGATAAACCTGACCGCATCGGGCCGCTACGCGGCATGCAAAAAGGGGCCATCACCCAGGCGCAGATGAAGCGCGCGCTGATTGTCACCGTGGTGCTGATTTGCCTCTCCGGACTGGCGCTGTTGTTCTGTGCCTGGCAGACGATGGCCGATTTTATTGGTTTTATGGTGCTGGGAGGCGTAGCAATTATCGCCGCGATCACCTACACCGTCGGCACCCGGCCTTATGGCTATATCGGCCTCGGCGATATCTCTGTGCTGGCATTCTTTGGCTGGCTCAGCGTCGCAGGGAGCTGGTATCTCCAGGCCCACACGATTGAAGCAACCATTTTCCTGCCCGCCACCGCCTGTGGTCTGCTAGCCGCCGCGGTGCTGAATATCAATAATCTGCGCGATATCGATAGCGACCGGGAGAACGGCAAGAACACGCTGGCGGTACGTCTGGGGCCGCTCAACGCCCGCCGCTATCATACCTGCCTGCTCATCGGCGCGCCGCTGTGCCTGGCGCTGTTTACTCTGATTTCTCTGCATAGTCTGTGGGATTGGCTGTTCCTGCTCGCCACGCCGCTGCTGGTGAAGCAGGCGCGATTTGTGATGCGCGAGCGCGAACCGGTGGCAATGCGCCCGATGCTGGAACGCACGGTAAAAGCCGCGCTGTTAACCAACCTACTGTTTGTCATTGGGATTATCTGCAGCAAGCTGGTGGGTTAA
- the rraA gene encoding ribonuclease E activity regulator RraA — translation MKYDTSELCDIYQEDVNVVEPLFSNFGGRSSFGGQIITVKCFEDNGLLYDMLEQNGRGHILLIDGGGSVRRALIDADLARLAVQNEWEGIVVYGAVRQVDDLEDLDIGIQALAAIPVGAAGEGIGESDVRVNFGGVTFFSGDHLYADNTGIILSEDALDIE, via the coding sequence ATGAAATACGATACTTCCGAGCTTTGTGACATCTACCAGGAGGATGTCAACGTAGTGGAACCTCTGTTCTCCAACTTTGGGGGACGGTCGTCGTTTGGTGGACAAATCATCACGGTGAAATGTTTCGAGGATAACGGGTTGCTATACGATATGCTCGAACAGAACGGCCGTGGTCACATCTTGCTGATCGATGGCGGGGGTTCCGTCCGACGGGCGTTAATTGACGCTGACCTGGCGCGTCTTGCCGTACAAAATGAGTGGGAAGGGATAGTGGTCTATGGCGCGGTGCGTCAGGTTGACGATCTTGAAGACCTGGATATCGGCATCCAGGCGCTGGCCGCCATTCCCGTAGGGGCCGCTGGGGAAGGTATCGGCGAAAGCGACGTACGCGTCAATTTCGGCGGTGTGACCTTCTTCTCCGGCGACCATCTGTATGCCGATAATACCGGGATCATCCTCTCCGAGGATGCGCTGGATATCGAATAA
- the pfkA gene encoding 6-phosphofructokinase has protein sequence MIKKIGVLTSGGDAPGMNAAIRGVVRAALTEGLEVFGIYDGYLGLYEDRMVQLDRYSVSDMINRGGTFLGSARFPEFREEHIRAVALENMKKRGLDALVVIGGDGSYMGAMRLTEMGFPCIGLPGTIDNDIKGTDYTIGFFTALSTVVEAIDRLRDTSSSHQRISVVEVMGRYCGDLTLAAAIAGGCEFIMVPEVEYTRDDLVAEIKAGIAKGKKHAIVAITEHMCDVDELAHYIEKETGRETRATVLGHIQRGGSPVPYDRILASRMGSYAIELLLQGFGGRCVGIQNEKLVHHDIIDAIENMKRPFKNDWLDCAKKLY, from the coding sequence ATGATTAAGAAAATCGGTGTGTTGACAAGTGGCGGTGATGCTCCGGGCATGAACGCAGCAATTCGTGGCGTTGTGCGCGCAGCATTAACGGAAGGTCTGGAAGTTTTTGGAATCTATGACGGTTACCTCGGCCTGTATGAAGATCGTATGGTTCAGCTCGACCGCTATAGTGTTTCCGACATGATCAACCGTGGCGGCACTTTCCTGGGGTCAGCACGCTTCCCGGAGTTCCGTGAAGAGCATATTCGCGCCGTTGCGCTTGAAAATATGAAAAAGCGTGGCCTGGATGCGTTGGTCGTTATCGGCGGTGATGGCTCTTACATGGGGGCGATGCGCCTGACTGAAATGGGCTTCCCGTGCATCGGCCTGCCAGGCACCATCGATAACGATATCAAAGGCACTGACTACACCATCGGTTTCTTTACCGCGCTGAGCACCGTAGTGGAAGCCATTGACCGTCTGCGTGATACCTCTTCTTCCCACCAGCGTATTTCTGTTGTTGAAGTGATGGGGCGTTACTGCGGTGACCTGACTCTGGCCGCGGCGATTGCCGGCGGTTGTGAGTTTATCATGGTGCCGGAAGTGGAATACACGCGTGACGATCTGGTTGCTGAAATCAAAGCCGGCATCGCCAAAGGTAAGAAACACGCTATCGTGGCCATTACCGAACATATGTGCGACGTGGACGAGCTGGCGCACTACATTGAGAAAGAAACCGGCCGTGAAACCCGTGCGACCGTTCTGGGTCACATTCAGCGCGGCGGCTCCCCGGTACCTTATGACCGTATCCTGGCATCCCGTATGGGCTCTTACGCTATTGAACTGTTGCTGCAGGGCTTTGGCGGCCGCTGCGTTGGTATTCAGAACGAGAAGCTGGTGCACCACGACATCATCGACGCTATCGAGAACATGAAGCGTCCGTTCAAAAATGACTGGCTGGATTGCGCGAAGAAACTGTACTAA
- the fieF gene encoding CDF family cation-efflux transporter FieF (FieF, a metal efflux transporter, is a member of the CDF (cation diffusion facilitator) family of transporters.), translating into MNQSYGRLVSRAAIAATVMASALLLIKIFAWWYTGSVSILAALVDSLVDIAASLTNLLVVRYSLQPADEEHTFGHGKAESLAALAQSMFISGSALFLFLTGIQHLARPEPMQAAGVGIAVTLIALVSTLVLVTFQRWVVRKTQSQAVRADMLHYQSDVMMNGAILVALGLAWYGWHRADALFALGIGIYILYSALRMGYDAIQSLLDRALPDEERQEIINIVTEWPGVSGAHDLRTRQSGPTRFIQIHLEMEDNLPLVQAHVIADQVEQAILHRFPGSDVIIHQDPCSVVPLARQGVL; encoded by the coding sequence ATGAATCAATCTTATGGGCGGCTGGTGAGCCGCGCGGCTATTGCGGCGACGGTGATGGCGTCCGCGTTACTTTTGATCAAGATTTTTGCGTGGTGGTACACCGGGTCAGTGAGTATTCTGGCTGCGCTTGTGGACTCGCTGGTGGATATTGCCGCCTCGTTAACGAATCTGCTGGTTGTGCGTTATTCCCTCCAGCCTGCTGATGAGGAGCATACTTTTGGCCACGGTAAGGCAGAATCACTGGCCGCGCTGGCACAAAGTATGTTTATCTCCGGGTCGGCTCTGTTTCTGTTTCTGACCGGTATTCAGCACCTGGCGCGCCCGGAGCCGATGCAGGCGGCGGGGGTCGGTATTGCCGTGACGCTGATCGCGCTGGTCAGCACGCTGGTGCTGGTCACGTTCCAGCGTTGGGTGGTCAGAAAAACGCAAAGTCAGGCGGTGCGGGCAGATATGCTTCATTATCAGTCTGATGTTATGATGAACGGCGCAATTCTGGTGGCGCTGGGCCTCGCCTGGTATGGTTGGCATCGTGCCGACGCGCTGTTTGCTCTCGGGATTGGCATCTATATTTTATATAGCGCTTTGCGTATGGGTTATGACGCTATTCAGTCGCTGTTAGACCGCGCGCTTCCTGACGAGGAACGTCAGGAAATTATCAATATCGTGACCGAATGGCCAGGCGTCAGCGGGGCACACGATCTACGGACGCGGCAGTCAGGGCCGACTCGCTTTATTCAAATACATCTGGAAATGGAAGATAACCTCCCGCTGGTCCAGGCACACGTTATTGCCGATCAGGTGGAGCAGGCGATTCTGCACCGTTTCCCGGGTTCTGATGTCATTATCCATCAGGATCCCTGTTCTGTGGTGCCGCTGGCACGGCAGGGCGTTTTATGA
- the cpxP gene encoding cell-envelope stress modulator CpxP, producing the protein MRNVIAAVMASTLALSAYSQAAEVVTSVNWLPGDDGVQRTSQSHMFDGISLTEQQRQQLRDLMQRARHDRQPINVSEMETMHRLVTAENFDENAVRAQANKMAQEQVARQIEMAKVRNQMYHLLTPEQQAVLNAKHQQRMDQLREVARMQKGSATMLSSSSSSNTVQPQ; encoded by the coding sequence ATGCGCAATGTTATTGCTGCCGTCATGGCCTCAACGCTGGCGCTAAGTGCATATAGCCAGGCCGCTGAAGTCGTCACCAGCGTTAACTGGCTCCCCGGAGATGACGGGGTGCAGCGCACCAGTCAGAGTCATATGTTTGACGGCATAAGTTTAACCGAACAGCAACGCCAGCAGTTACGAGATCTTATGCAACGGGCACGCCATGACAGGCAACCCATTAATGTTAGCGAAATGGAGACAATGCATCGTCTTGTCACCGCAGAAAATTTTGATGAAAACGCTGTGCGCGCTCAGGCTAATAAAATGGCGCAGGAACAGGTTGCTCGCCAGATTGAAATGGCGAAGGTTCGCAACCAGATGTACCACCTGTTAACGCCGGAGCAGCAAGCGGTTCTTAATGCTAAACACCAGCAACGAATGGATCAGTTGCGCGAGGTTGCAAGGATGCAAAAAGGTTCAGCAACCATGCTGTCGAGTAGTAGTAGTAGCAATACCGTGCAACCCCAGTAG
- the cpxR gene encoding envelope stress response regulator transcription factor CpxR, with protein MNKILLVDDDRELTSLLKELLDMEGFNVLVAHDGEQALTLLDDSIDLLLLDVMMPKKNGIDTLKELRQTHQTPVIMLTARGSELDRVLGLELGADDYLPKPFNDRELVARIRAILRRSHWSEQQQTTEAGSPTLEVDALSLNPGRQEANFDGQTLELTGTEFTLLYLLAQHLGQVVSREHLSQEVLGKRLTPFDRAIDMHISNLRRKLPERKDGHPWFKTLRGRGYLMVSAS; from the coding sequence ATGAATAAAATCCTGTTAGTTGATGATGACCGGGAGCTCACCTCCCTGTTAAAAGAGCTGCTCGATATGGAAGGATTTAACGTGCTTGTGGCCCATGACGGGGAACAGGCGCTGACCCTTCTGGACGACAGCATCGATTTACTTTTGCTTGATGTGATGATGCCGAAGAAAAACGGTATCGATACGCTTAAAGAGTTACGTCAGACACACCAGACCCCGGTTATCATGCTAACTGCCCGCGGCAGCGAGCTGGATCGCGTTCTCGGCCTCGAGCTGGGTGCGGATGATTACTTGCCTAAGCCGTTCAACGATCGTGAACTGGTGGCACGTATACGCGCGATTCTGCGCCGTTCTCACTGGAGCGAGCAGCAGCAAACCACCGAAGCCGGTTCCCCGACGCTGGAAGTTGACGCCTTGAGCCTCAACCCTGGTCGCCAGGAAGCCAATTTCGATGGTCAGACCCTGGAGCTGACCGGCACGGAGTTCACCCTGCTCTACCTGCTGGCGCAGCATCTTGGCCAGGTTGTCTCTCGTGAACATCTGAGCCAGGAAGTCCTGGGAAAACGCCTGACGCCGTTCGATCGCGCCATCGACATGCATATTTCCAATCTGCGTCGTAAGCTGCCGGAACGCAAAGATGGCCATCCGTGGTTTAAAACCCTGCGCGGACGCGGCTACCTGATGGTTTCGGCTTCATGA